In Paenibacillus kyungheensis, the following are encoded in one genomic region:
- a CDS encoding aldose 1-epimerase: protein MKVTKGTWNGYDTYILKSQQLEVTLLPRLGNNVIGIRDLQENREILRRPEESDLDFYLQKPYHFGMPMLMPPGRIRRGHFEYSGTTYQFDQNTANDNHIHGLHRTQAWRVSDIDENDEGCTITTELLTADDPNWMRQYPIPLRLEMTLQLQGTSLMQRMKITNLGDTSAPFGFGLHTWFLLDGEPQRWTLKIPVSDQLLQDAEQIPTGEVAPLDEWEELNTGMNMANRNWDNLLRIGDKRPVSAELTRDDGYGIRYSADPDYFKYWVLYTKGESDQYLCIEPYTTLPDAANSTHSQDFTGLIDVAPEQPVEFSLQIDVIEKYTQLK from the coding sequence ATGAAAGTAACCAAAGGAACATGGAACGGTTATGACACGTATATTTTGAAAAGTCAGCAGTTAGAAGTTACATTGCTGCCAAGACTCGGTAACAATGTAATCGGCATTCGCGACTTGCAAGAAAATCGTGAGATTTTGCGCCGCCCGGAAGAAAGTGATCTTGATTTTTATTTGCAAAAACCGTATCACTTTGGCATGCCTATGCTGATGCCACCTGGACGAATCCGTCGTGGACATTTCGAATATAGTGGAACAACGTATCAATTTGATCAAAATACAGCCAACGACAATCATATTCATGGATTGCACCGTACCCAAGCATGGCGTGTATCCGATATTGATGAGAATGATGAAGGTTGCACCATTACAACTGAATTATTAACAGCAGACGATCCGAACTGGATGCGTCAATACCCGATTCCACTTCGTTTAGAGATGACATTACAATTACAAGGTACTTCACTCATGCAACGTATGAAAATAACCAATTTGGGTGATACATCTGCTCCATTTGGATTCGGTCTACATACGTGGTTCTTATTAGATGGTGAACCACAGCGTTGGACATTAAAGATTCCAGTTAGCGACCAGTTGTTGCAAGATGCCGAACAGATTCCTACGGGCGAAGTAGCACCTTTGGATGAATGGGAAGAATTAAATACAGGTATGAATATGGCAAATCGGAACTGGGATAATTTACTTCGAATCGGTGATAAGCGACCGGTCAGTGCAGAATTAACTCGTGATGATGGTTATGGTATTCGTTATTCTGCTGATCCTGATTATTTCAAATATTGGGTACTGTATACCAAAGGCGAAAGTGATCAGTATCTATGTATTGAGCCTTATACCACATTGCCAGATGCAGCCAATTCTACACATTCGCAAGACTTCACAGGCTTAATTGATGTTGCTCCTGAACAGCCTGTTGAATTTAGTCTCCAGATTGATGTGATTGAAAAGTACACTCAACTGAAATAA
- a CDS encoding O-methyltransferase — protein sequence MPKNDLVSLARQLDIVFKELENELTNLDSGTVFIQIRNNTVGKFGIKHNPIAGRNGEWNGPEEGLSSIQIKSFRQMAIESLKFKNHWTHGEISYEFAIRKGMIAVDTTIESNYNMANHMIRYPRATYSEVQSELS from the coding sequence ATGCCTAAGAACGATCTAGTTTCTCTAGCGAGACAACTCGACATCGTGTTCAAGGAGCTTGAAAATGAATTGACCAATTTGGATTCGGGTACTGTATTTATTCAGATCCGTAACAACACCGTTGGTAAATTCGGTATTAAACACAACCCGATCGCAGGAAGAAATGGGGAGTGGAACGGGCCAGAAGAAGGGTTAAGCAGTATTCAGATCAAATCGTTTCGACAAATGGCAATTGAATCGCTAAAATTCAAAAATCATTGGACGCATGGGGAAATCAGTTACGAATTTGCTATTCGTAAAGGAATGATTGCGGTCGATACTACGATTGAATCTAACTACAATATGGCTAACCACATGATTCGCTATCCAAGAGCTACATACAGCGAAGTACAATCAGAGTTGTCCTAA
- a CDS encoding M3 family oligoendopeptidase, producing MNHPIQPTWNLETIFAGGSSSEQLQTFLQTLSQDIQALYQQLESMTAPQNVTETEQYDGLLDQLQATRIRLREASSFVGCLTAQDQTDKEANRLGSSISTMSANLQGVFVRFHSLLAATADDVFQQWVSRPEIAPISFYLTENRSLAREKMAPELEGLALDLGVDGYHGWSKLYDTIVSHIQIPFEQDGKTVMLSAGQAANKMNDTNREVREEMFRKWEEAWGNAEDYCADTLNHLAGFRLKLYERRGWEQVLKEPLAINRMSDQTLSAMWNVIVQNKPVFVDYLKRKAQILGVDQLSWNDVDAPISTVDSHVDYDDAAKIIVDQFRKFNPEMADFAEHAFNQRWIEAEDRAGKRPGGFCTSLPLSKETRIFMTYSGTASNVSTLAHELGHGYHQHVMNDLPAFSQGYAMNVAETASTFAEMIVADSLVKQAQNEEEKVSLLEDKIQRSIAFFMNIHSRFLFETRFYEQRRSGTVSTDELNRLMEEAQREAYCDTLSSYHPHFWASKLHFYITGVPFYNYPYTFGYMFSTGIYALAQQEGASFAAKYDALLQDTGRMSVEELAQKHLGVDLTQPDFWQNAMNVSIADVELFMNMTAEQVNK from the coding sequence ATGAACCATCCTATTCAACCTACATGGAATTTAGAAACGATTTTTGCTGGAGGTTCCAGTTCAGAACAATTACAGACTTTTTTACAAACATTATCTCAAGATATTCAAGCATTATATCAACAATTAGAGTCGATGACAGCACCTCAAAATGTTACAGAGACTGAACAATATGATGGATTGTTAGATCAACTACAAGCTACGCGTATTCGTCTACGTGAAGCCTCTTCTTTTGTCGGTTGTCTGACAGCTCAAGATCAAACAGATAAAGAAGCAAATCGTCTAGGATCATCAATCTCTACGATGTCCGCTAATCTGCAAGGCGTATTTGTACGTTTCCATAGCTTACTAGCTGCAACAGCAGATGATGTCTTCCAGCAATGGGTCAGTCGTCCTGAGATTGCACCGATTTCTTTTTATCTGACAGAGAATCGTTCACTAGCACGTGAAAAAATGGCTCCAGAACTGGAAGGATTGGCGTTAGATCTTGGTGTGGATGGTTATCATGGTTGGAGTAAATTATATGATACGATTGTAAGCCATATCCAGATTCCGTTTGAACAAGATGGCAAAACAGTGATGTTATCCGCAGGTCAGGCAGCTAATAAAATGAATGATACCAATCGTGAAGTACGCGAAGAGATGTTTCGCAAATGGGAAGAAGCATGGGGCAATGCCGAAGATTATTGCGCCGATACGCTTAATCATCTTGCCGGCTTCCGCTTGAAATTATATGAACGTCGTGGTTGGGAACAAGTGTTAAAAGAACCGCTAGCGATTAACCGGATGTCTGACCAAACGTTATCGGCAATGTGGAATGTAATTGTGCAAAATAAACCGGTGTTTGTCGATTATCTAAAACGCAAAGCGCAAATTCTAGGTGTTGATCAATTAAGCTGGAATGATGTAGATGCACCAATCAGTACGGTAGATAGTCATGTCGATTATGATGATGCTGCCAAAATTATTGTTGATCAATTCCGCAAATTCAATCCTGAAATGGCTGATTTTGCAGAACATGCTTTTAATCAACGCTGGATCGAAGCTGAAGATCGTGCTGGCAAGCGTCCAGGCGGGTTCTGCACGTCTTTACCATTAAGTAAAGAAACACGTATCTTTATGACTTACAGTGGCACAGCATCCAATGTGTCGACGTTAGCGCATGAGCTAGGACATGGATATCATCAACATGTGATGAACGATCTGCCTGCATTTAGCCAGGGGTATGCGATGAATGTTGCCGAGACAGCTTCTACATTTGCTGAAATGATCGTAGCTGATTCTCTAGTAAAACAAGCTCAAAATGAAGAGGAAAAAGTGTCTTTGTTAGAAGATAAAATTCAACGTAGTATCGCATTTTTTATGAATATTCATTCACGTTTCTTATTTGAGACACGTTTTTACGAGCAACGTCGTAGTGGTACAGTAAGTACAGATGAACTTAATCGCTTGATGGAAGAAGCACAACGTGAAGCCTATTGTGATACATTGTCTTCATATCATCCACATTTCTGGGCATCGAAGCTTCATTTTTATATTACAGGGGTACCTTTCTACAATTATCCGTATACATTTGGATATATGTTCAGTACAGGGATCTATGCACTAGCTCAGCAAGAAGGAGCAAGCTTTGCTGCGAAATATGATGCACTATTGCAAGATACAGGACGTATGAGCGTAGAAGAGTTAGCACAAAAACATTTAGGTGTAGATCTAACTCAACCGGACTTCTGGCAAAATGCGATGAATGTAAGTATTGCTGATGTCGAGTTATTTATGAATATGACTGCTGAACAAGTCAACAAGTAA
- a CDS encoding YycC family protein — protein sequence MQPLQISADTAVKLAEKLNVPLEQLMHMPKHILLQKIAELAKEDEKGGNE from the coding sequence ATGCAACCACTACAGATCTCAGCAGATACCGCAGTCAAATTGGCGGAAAAGCTGAATGTACCTTTAGAACAACTGATGCATATGCCCAAGCATATCCTGCTTCAAAAAATTGCTGAACTGGCAAAAGAAGACGAAAAAGGCGGCAACGAATAA
- a CDS encoding DUF2225 domain-containing protein — translation MEGTTELEPLYTIKITCPQCDEEFKTSRVRPSMKRASRRDSDFCAYYQHENPDFYVVRMCPHCGFASTENSQATLTDRQRELYMEQIGSRLIKRDMGGHRTREQALESYKFALMCAQAIGDRERIIASFLQHIAWIHRYGGETEQELRFLRYCLDSYIKVYQIESVSGGDAKLLYLIGELHRRLGEFNEAVKWFSRVIHDKRITDSAMIRASREQWALLREQMLSKNMDLPEEMKES, via the coding sequence ATGGAGGGGACAACAGAGTTAGAGCCGTTATATACGATAAAAATCACCTGTCCACAGTGTGATGAAGAATTCAAAACAAGTCGTGTTCGTCCAAGTATGAAAAGAGCTTCCAGACGTGACTCTGACTTTTGTGCTTATTATCAGCATGAAAATCCTGATTTTTATGTTGTACGGATGTGCCCGCATTGTGGATTTGCATCTACTGAAAATTCACAAGCCACATTAACAGATCGTCAGCGTGAACTGTATATGGAGCAGATCGGCAGTCGATTGATCAAGCGTGATATGGGTGGACATCGTACTAGAGAGCAAGCGTTAGAATCTTACAAATTCGCATTAATGTGTGCACAAGCCATCGGGGATCGAGAACGCATTATAGCAAGCTTTCTTCAACATATTGCCTGGATTCATCGCTATGGTGGCGAAACAGAGCAAGAACTTCGCTTTTTACGCTATTGTCTGGATTCTTATATTAAAGTGTATCAGATTGAAAGTGTTAGTGGTGGGGATGCCAAGTTATTATATCTGATCGGTGAATTACATCGCCGACTTGGTGAATTTAACGAAGCGGTTAAATGGTTTTCGCGTGTTATTCATGATAAACGGATTACAGACTCAGCGATGATTCGAGCTTCGCGTGAACAATGGGCTCTATTGCGAGAACAAATGTTATCCAAAAACATGGATTTGCCAGAGGAAATGAAAGAATCATAA
- a CDS encoding globin, whose product MKFDQSLYVLLGEADGIKRLVEAFYPKVQRDPLIGPLFPEDINPVMEKQYMFLSQFFGGPALFSEAYGHPMMRARHMAFPITDEKADAWLACMNEALKELNIEDELRVFVVDRLSGPAHHFVNTH is encoded by the coding sequence GTGAAATTTGATCAATCTTTGTATGTATTGCTAGGCGAAGCAGATGGAATCAAGCGCTTGGTCGAAGCTTTTTATCCTAAAGTACAGCGTGATCCTTTAATTGGTCCGCTTTTTCCTGAAGATATCAATCCTGTGATGGAGAAACAATATATGTTTCTTTCTCAATTTTTCGGAGGGCCGGCGCTTTTCTCTGAAGCTTATGGTCATCCGATGATGAGAGCGCGTCATATGGCGTTTCCGATTACCGATGAAAAAGCAGATGCCTGGTTAGCCTGTATGAATGAAGCTTTGAAGGAGCTAAATATTGAAGACGAATTACGTGTATTTGTGGTAGATCGTTTATCAGGACCGGCTCATCATTTTGTAAATACGCATTAA